In the genome of Oncorhynchus mykiss isolate Arlee chromosome 18, USDA_OmykA_1.1, whole genome shotgun sequence, one region contains:
- the LOC110527179 gene encoding retinoic acid-induced protein 2, which yields MEDLCSEHVADLPQNGGGSGGGRGGGEGVRKVENTATQLIASEASRISSPGQANQKPSLSHMITIPASPTMVSPSAEAPEGVAVKVAATVLQPLCLGDSPVMLPIHPLQQMAGGNPPQGIPPYLLTHQGPLSLGSLSQGPGLSLPLVLEQHVFQHLNTMGAMLQQTPPCPSLSFLQNNLLCHTQPQTSSMASLAFCQPPALDQKLPGPPAQDPGIHAILQNPAFAALIQDLFSAQTNPNSSSCHPAGSTPTDPFASASFPPSQPQPPPLSYPYSSPLAPLVPPATLLVPYPVIVPLPVPLPIPLPIPVPQSQESKGFSDPSKPACMVTKSTQTNYEEIVSPPPHGNIMTLYPPSSMASLSSVAMVPEGEVLDLSVKSPPIIQPKQEMAFQQHDDTVLDLSVASKQKRKERPSSRDWHTSSEGTTTAWLPSPEGTTSVSLEVLKPAECTQKLHHHPSLLNGVTHVEFSRRRQWAVVDGGGSGNRPSSEPKSSSSSGSSNFEIFHTSQTAKVIVAVKDAIPTTAIFCGKIKSLSGLSSKSLSIKQHDSSGHTGALLHQCYGSLPLTRGHHVVEQKDPNLPRNRQAIKLKKVSSQEIHILPIKKQRLAAFCPRK from the exons ATGGAGGATCTTTGCTCGGAGCATGTAGCTGACCTTCCTCAGAATGGGGGAggtagtggaggaggaagaggtggtggagagggggTCAGAAAGGTAGAGAACACTGCCACCCAGCTGATTGCAAGCGAGGCCTCACGCATCAGCTCTCCTGGCCAGGCTAATCAGAAACCAAGCCTTTCACATATGATAACTATCCCAGCGTCCCCCACCATGGTCAGTCCCAGCGCCGAGGCTCCAGAAGGGGTGGCTGTCAAGGTGGCTGCCACCGTGCTTCAGCCTCTCTGTCTGGGGGACAGTCCTGTGATGCTGCCCATCCACCCCCTCCAACAGATGGCTGGAGGAAACCCTCCCCAGGGGATCCCTCCGTACCTCCTGACCCACCAGGGGCCTCTCTCCCTGGGCTCCCTCTCCCAGGGCCCtggtctctccctgcctctggtCCTGGAGCAGCATGTGTTCCAGCATCTGAACACCATGGGAGCGATGCTCCAGCAGACTCCCCCTTGCCCTTCCCTGTCCTTCCTGCAGAACAATCTGCTGTGTCACACCCAACCTCAGACCTCTTCCATGGCTTCGTTGGCCTTCTGCCAGCCTCCAGCCCTGGATCAGAAACTACCTGGACCTCCAGCCCAGGACCCAG gTATTCATGCCATCCTCCAGAACCCGGCATTCGCTGCCCTCATACAGGACCTGTTTTCTGCACAGACCAACCCCAACTCCTCTTCCTGTCACCCAGCGGGGTCAACCCCAACTGACCCCTTTGCTTCAGCCTCGTTCCCCCCATCCCAACCCcaacctccacccctctcctaccCCTACAGCTCCCCGCTAGCCCCCCTGGTACCCCCTGCCACCCTCCTGGTCCCCTACCCTGTCATTGTTCCTCTCCCTGtgcctctacccatccctctccctatccccgtCCCACAGAGCCAGGAGTCCAAAGGATTCTCTGACCCCTCTAAACCAGCCTGTATGGTGACTAAAAGCACACAGACTAACTATGAGGAGATCGTCAGTCCTCCACCACACGGTAACATTATGACTCTTTACCCTCCATCGTCAATGGcctctctgtcctctgttgccATGGTCCCCGAGGGGGAGGTGCTTGACCTATCAGTGAAATCCCCTCCCATAATACAACCAAAGCAGGAAATGGCATTTCAACAACACGATGACACTGTCCTCGACCTGTCTGTAGCTAGTAAACAGAAAAGAAAAGAGCGTCCTTCATCGCGGGACTGGCACACTTCTTCCGAGGGCACTACTACAGCTTGGCTCCCTTCACCCGAGGGCACTACATCTGTTTCTCTGGAGGTCTTAAAGCCTGCGGAGTGCACTCAGAAGCTTCACCACCACCCGAGCCTGTTGAACGGTGTAACCCATGTAGAATTCAGTAGACGGCGTCAGTGGGCGGTTGTGGATGGAGGTGGGAGCGGTAATAGACCCAGCAGCGAGCCCAagagcagtagcagcagcggtaGCTCCAACTTTGAGATCTTTCACACCTCTCAAACAGCCAAAGTCATCGTGGCGGTCAAAGACGCGATCCCCACCACCGCCATCTTCTGTGGGAAGATCAAGTCTCTCTCAGGGCTGTCCAGTAAGAGCCTGTCTATTAAACAACACGACTCCTCCGGCCACACGGGGGCGCTGTTACATCAGTGTTACggttctctgcctctaaccagaGGACACCATGTGGTGGAGCAGAAGGACCCTAACCTCCCCAGGAACAGACAGGCCATCAAACTGAAGAAGGTCAGTTCACAGGAGATCCACATCCTCCCCATCAAGAAGCAACGTCTGGCTGCCTTCTGCCCCAGGAAGTAG